A window from Borrelia sp. P9F1 encodes these proteins:
- a CDS encoding amidophosphoribosyltransferase, producing MCGIGVLRSIFLPFCVCCHRGYVYSHALCKRCIGFLNFRIKSRDNILYFFEYRDEYKKIVLSYKKDGQKALGRFFTDGIFKFLVGIDFDIVVSVPCSVKRKVFYGFDHMEYIGNLLMKHGVNYVNILKRGWCESQKVLRGRLRLNNLENKIRLRYNPVRDKKIVLIDDIVTTGTSMSFCEDILMRNGALNVVKMSISKV from the coding sequence TTGTGTGGAATTGGTGTGTTGAGAAGTATATTTCTCCCCTTTTGTGTTTGTTGCCACAGGGGTTATGTTTACTCACATGCACTCTGTAAACGCTGCATAGGGTTTTTGAATTTTAGGATTAAATCTAGAGATAATATTTTGTATTTTTTTGAATACAGGGATGAATATAAAAAGATTGTTCTTTCTTACAAGAAAGATGGACAAAAAGCGCTTGGTCGATTTTTTACGGATGGAATTTTTAAATTTTTAGTTGGCATTGATTTTGATATTGTGGTTAGTGTTCCTTGTAGTGTTAAAAGAAAAGTTTTTTACGGGTTTGATCACATGGAGTATATTGGGAATTTATTAATGAAGCATGGTGTAAATTATGTCAATATCCTGAAGCGAGGTTGGTGTGAGAGTCAGAAGGTTTTGCGTGGGAGATTAAGGCTTAATAATTTAGAAAATAAGATCAGGTTGAGGTATAACCCTGTTAGGGATAAAAAAATTGTGCTTATTGATGATATTGTTACCACGGGGACATCCATGTCTTTTTGTGAAGATATATTGATGAGGAATGGAGCTTTGAATGTGGTAAAGATGTCAATCTCTAAAGTTTAA
- the rimP gene encoding ribosome maturation factor RimP codes for MWLSRSFEENEVYDLIKSITDRLGIEILEISTFKKRGQGRVQVVLYGRGDFGVDKLCDLHKMILLSLGTVLRCNFSLELSTPGVNRKIKSRREFKIFEGKRIKLMLDNGFEEGFILEAEEDSFVFKTGNREMKVLYSDVRKARLL; via the coding sequence ATGTGGTTGAGTAGAAGTTTTGAAGAAAATGAAGTTTACGATTTAATAAAGAGTATAACGGATCGATTAGGGATTGAAATTTTAGAAATTAGCACTTTTAAGAAAAGGGGTCAGGGCAGAGTTCAGGTAGTTCTTTATGGGCGGGGTGATTTTGGAGTTGATAAGCTTTGTGACTTGCATAAGATGATTTTGTTAAGTTTGGGTACGGTTCTCAGATGTAATTTTAGCCTAGAATTGTCTACACCTGGGGTGAATAGAAAAATTAAGAGCAGGAGGGAGTTTAAGATTTTTGAGGGGAAAAGGATTAAGTTGATGTTGGATAATGGGTTTGAGGAGGGGTTTATTTTGGAGGCCGAGGAGGATAGTTTTGTTTTTAAAACAGGTAATAGAGAGATGAAAGTTCTTTATAGCGATGTAAGGAAGGCTAGATTATTATAA
- the mutS gene encoding DNA mismatch repair protein MutS, with protein MEKNVTPMMRQYLRIKNSYKDAIVFFRVGSFYEMFFNDALEGSKLLGLTLTKREGVPMCGVPCQASKEYIKKLILLDKKVAICEQGLQSDAKGPLEREVVEVISPGVVIDEDFLEDDVNNYLIAISDYKGYCSFSYIELSTSRLGIILYEGNFLEKLRRDIEKYFPKEIIVSESFYYKYLEKLVLDRFLVNKIPDWHLDKEIAIKSLKEHFGMVSLGSLGFKEEEPYYISSFLIIDYVKNNLKNLLSNIGTIHINNDSAYMFLDDVTQINLELVKNNNDLTSNYSLYSVLNDCKTPMGKRLLREYILNPLLDISEINGRLAHVEFLNNNVNLTMKLRDILSNVWDVERVISRIQMRKYAKKDFLFIREALIAFFLIKRLFNEHSFGYWIFDSNDEDNIREIYSLINGSISREQDEIIKQGYNPKIDRLREIKNNASKYVDDYLNFERNFSRINSLKIRKTNARGLFFEVTKSYYGQVPSHFIESQALNTAKRYKTSKLIELERDINDAEDNLSALEQEIFDEIALRVAKHNAVIKKVSEFCAYSDIVSNFAYLARKNEYVRPTLTNHKEIILEGARHPVVEHYMKGVEAFTKNSVSIDNEKYFCLITGPNMAGKSTYLRQTALVVLMGHIGSFVPASKATIGITDKIFCRIGASDNISKGESTFLVEMNETANILRNATSNSLIIMDEVGRGTSTSDGLAIACSIVEYILGYIKSRSLFATHFHELSAIKHESFVNLSMKIEKQGNELIFLREVEEKPSLNSYGIYVARIAGIPLKVVERAKVILKSLKSRERVCIPELLSLATSVDESEKDEALSYEAEVNAYLEIKELISKVDINSTTPYQAMDLLNQIILKIGR; from the coding sequence ATGGAAAAAAATGTCACACCAATGATGAGACAGTATTTAAGGATTAAGAATAGTTATAAGGATGCTATTGTGTTCTTTAGGGTAGGAAGTTTTTATGAGATGTTCTTCAATGATGCTCTTGAGGGGAGTAAGCTTTTAGGTTTGACTTTGACCAAACGAGAAGGTGTTCCTATGTGTGGGGTACCTTGCCAGGCTAGTAAGGAGTATATAAAAAAATTAATTTTACTAGATAAAAAGGTTGCGATTTGTGAGCAAGGCTTGCAATCGGACGCTAAGGGGCCTTTGGAGAGGGAAGTTGTTGAGGTTATAAGTCCTGGTGTTGTTATTGATGAAGATTTTTTAGAAGATGATGTTAATAACTATTTGATTGCCATTAGTGATTACAAAGGATATTGTTCATTTTCGTATATAGAGTTATCAACTTCCAGGCTTGGAATAATTCTATATGAGGGTAATTTTTTAGAAAAATTAAGAAGGGATATCGAGAAATATTTTCCAAAAGAAATAATAGTATCAGAAAGTTTTTACTATAAGTATTTAGAAAAACTTGTTCTTGACAGATTTTTGGTAAACAAGATTCCCGATTGGCATTTGGATAAAGAGATTGCAATAAAATCATTAAAAGAGCATTTTGGTATGGTTAGCTTAGGTTCGCTCGGTTTTAAAGAGGAGGAGCCTTACTATATTTCGTCTTTCTTGATAATAGATTATGTAAAAAACAACTTAAAGAATTTGTTGAGCAATATTGGCACGATCCATATTAATAACGATTCTGCTTATATGTTTCTTGATGATGTTACTCAAATAAATCTTGAGCTTGTCAAAAATAACAATGATCTAACTTCTAATTATTCCCTTTATTCAGTCTTAAATGATTGTAAGACACCTATGGGTAAGAGACTTCTAAGAGAATATATCTTAAATCCACTTCTAGATATTTCTGAGATTAATGGTAGGTTAGCTCATGTGGAGTTTTTAAACAATAATGTTAATTTGACTATGAAATTAAGAGATATTCTTAGTAACGTTTGGGATGTTGAGAGAGTAATCTCAAGAATTCAGATGAGAAAATATGCAAAAAAAGACTTTTTGTTTATCAGAGAGGCTTTAATAGCTTTTTTTTTAATAAAGAGATTATTTAACGAACACTCCTTTGGGTATTGGATATTTGATTCTAATGATGAGGATAACATAAGAGAAATTTATTCTTTAATAAATGGTTCAATTTCAAGAGAACAAGATGAGATTATAAAACAAGGATATAATCCTAAAATTGATCGCTTAAGAGAGATTAAAAATAATGCAAGTAAATATGTGGATGATTATCTTAATTTTGAGAGGAATTTTAGTAGAATTAACAGTCTTAAGATAAGGAAAACTAATGCTAGAGGTTTGTTTTTTGAGGTTACAAAGAGTTATTATGGACAAGTACCTTCTCATTTTATCGAAAGTCAAGCTCTAAATACTGCAAAAAGATATAAAACAAGCAAGCTTATTGAACTTGAAAGAGATATTAATGATGCTGAAGATAATTTATCGGCCCTTGAACAGGAGATCTTTGATGAGATAGCTTTAAGGGTAGCTAAACACAATGCAGTAATTAAGAAAGTTTCTGAATTTTGTGCATACAGTGATATAGTCTCTAATTTTGCTTATTTAGCTAGAAAAAATGAATATGTGAGACCTACTTTGACTAACCATAAAGAAATTATTCTTGAGGGGGCAAGGCATCCTGTTGTTGAACATTATATGAAGGGTGTAGAAGCTTTTACTAAAAATTCCGTAAGTATTGATAACGAGAAGTATTTTTGTCTAATTACCGGTCCTAATATGGCAGGCAAGTCAACTTATTTGCGGCAAACTGCTTTAGTTGTTTTAATGGGGCATATTGGATCTTTTGTTCCTGCCTCTAAAGCTACAATAGGAATCACAGATAAGATTTTTTGTAGAATAGGGGCAAGTGATAATATTTCTAAAGGAGAATCCACTTTTTTAGTTGAGATGAATGAAACAGCCAATATTTTAAGAAATGCAACTTCTAATAGTTTAATAATTATGGATGAGGTAGGAAGGGGTACTAGTACTAGTGATGGACTTGCTATTGCATGTTCCATTGTTGAATACATCTTAGGATATATTAAATCTAGGAGTTTGTTTGCAACTCATTTTCATGAACTTTCAGCTATTAAACATGAATCTTTTGTTAATCTATCAATGAAGATAGAGAAGCAAGGGAATGAACTTATTTTTTTAAGGGAAGTTGAGGAGAAACCATCACTTAATTCTTATGGGATTTATGTTGCCCGAATAGCTGGTATACCTTTAAAAGTTGTTGAGAGGGCGAAGGTTATTCTTAAAAGTTTAAAAAGCAGGGAAAGGGTTTGCATACCAGAACTTTTGTCTTTAGCTACTTCTGTTGATGAATCAGAGAAGGATGAAGCTTTAAGTTATGAGGCTGAGGTCAATGCTTATCTAGAAATTAAGGAATTAATTTCTAAAGTAGATATCAATAGTACTACGCCCTATCAAGCAATGGATTTACTTAATCAAATAATTTTAAAGATTGGACGTTAA